A region from the Microbacterium lacus genome encodes:
- a CDS encoding GNAT family N-acetyltransferase — MHDGYEIDDDPRRIPRDTVWEWLSTEAYWARWRARADVDAQLDAAWRVVGAYRAGTDELVGFARAASDGVAFAYLADVFVVADHRGQGIGKRLMRAMIDDGPGAGFRWVLFTADAHGLYEQFGFAVPDATAMVRPPALPAIA, encoded by the coding sequence ATGCACGACGGATACGAGATCGACGACGACCCGCGCCGGATCCCGCGCGACACGGTCTGGGAGTGGCTGTCGACCGAGGCCTACTGGGCGCGCTGGCGTGCGCGCGCCGATGTCGACGCACAGCTCGACGCCGCGTGGCGCGTGGTGGGCGCCTACCGGGCGGGGACGGACGAGCTGGTCGGATTCGCGCGGGCGGCATCCGACGGCGTCGCCTTCGCCTATCTCGCCGACGTGTTCGTCGTCGCGGATCATCGGGGCCAGGGCATCGGCAAGCGGCTGATGCGCGCGATGATCGATGACGGGCCGGGGGCCGGGTTCCGCTGGGTCCTGTTCACCGCCGACGCGCACGGACTGTACGAGCAGTTCGGCTTCGCCGTGCCGGACGCCACCGC
- a CDS encoding NUDIX domain-containing protein, whose amino-acid sequence MSILPPAPGEPRRPSGPRDPGDAWVVAPTGERYWGVFGAAGLMAVDAERGVLLQHRVTWSHFGDTWALPGGARHEGESACDGALREAAEEAGVPDAAVRPRLLSVLDLGYWSYTTVVGDVIRPFEPTISDPESHELAWVSASEVIDRPLHPAFAESWVRLQSLLAVRPAIVVDAANVVGAVPDGWWRDRAAATDRLLDRIGRLADDGVDAALLSLPESRWYPEWTVVVEGEARAAATAPDDVRIARAAASGDDAIVAEAERLVSTGRTVIVVTSDRELAGRVEAAGATTRGAGWLLDQFD is encoded by the coding sequence GTGAGCATCCTTCCCCCCGCGCCCGGTGAGCCGCGTCGGCCGAGCGGACCGCGGGATCCGGGGGACGCCTGGGTCGTCGCGCCCACGGGCGAGCGATACTGGGGGGTCTTCGGCGCGGCGGGGCTCATGGCGGTGGATGCCGAGCGCGGCGTGCTGCTGCAGCACCGCGTGACCTGGTCGCACTTCGGCGACACGTGGGCACTGCCCGGCGGGGCGCGGCACGAGGGGGAGTCGGCGTGCGACGGCGCGCTGCGGGAGGCGGCCGAGGAGGCAGGCGTCCCCGACGCGGCCGTGCGGCCTCGGCTGCTGAGCGTGCTCGATCTCGGCTACTGGTCGTACACGACGGTCGTGGGCGATGTGATCCGGCCGTTCGAGCCGACCATCAGCGACCCCGAGAGTCATGAGCTCGCATGGGTTTCCGCATCCGAAGTCATCGATCGTCCCCTGCATCCGGCGTTCGCGGAGTCGTGGGTGCGCCTGCAGAGCCTGCTCGCGGTCCGTCCGGCGATCGTGGTGGACGCCGCGAACGTCGTGGGTGCCGTGCCCGACGGCTGGTGGCGCGACCGTGCCGCAGCGACCGACCGGCTTCTCGACCGGATCGGGCGCCTCGCGGACGACGGGGTGGACGCGGCTCTCCTGAGTCTCCCCGAGTCCCGGTGGTACCCCGAGTGGACAGTCGTCGTCGAGGGTGAGGCGCGCGCCGCCGCGACGGCACCGGACGACGTCCGGATCGCGCGCGCGGCGGCATCCGGCGACGACGCGATCGTCGCCGAGGCCGAGCGGCTCGTATCCACCGGGCGCACCGTGATCGTCGTGACGAGCGACCGCGAGCTGGCCGGCCGTGTCGAGGCGGCCGGGGCCACGACACGCGGGGCGGGGTGGCTGCTCGACCAGTTCGACTGA
- a CDS encoding RNA-binding S4 domain-containing protein gives MSSSARVDAWLWAVRVYKTRSAATAACRAGHVRIGGERAKAAQPVRPGDELRVRIAGFDRILVVKEPISKRVGAPLAAAAVEDRTPPPPPREERAFVPIRDRGAGRPTKRERRDIDRLRGRDGLEPDR, from the coding sequence ATGAGCTCCTCGGCGCGGGTGGACGCGTGGCTCTGGGCCGTACGCGTCTACAAGACCCGCTCGGCGGCGACCGCGGCATGTCGGGCCGGTCACGTGCGGATCGGCGGCGAGCGGGCGAAGGCCGCGCAACCGGTCAGGCCGGGCGACGAACTGAGGGTGCGGATCGCGGGGTTCGACCGGATCCTCGTGGTGAAGGAGCCCATCTCCAAGCGAGTCGGGGCTCCGCTCGCCGCGGCGGCCGTCGAAGACAGGACTCCCCCGCCGCCGCCGCGCGAGGAGCGCGCGTTCGTCCCGATCCGCGACCGGGGCGCCGGGCGGCCGACGAAGCGCGAGCGGCGCGACATCGACCGGCTCCGCGGCCGCGACGGCCTCGAGCCCGACCGATAG
- a CDS encoding GNAT family N-acetyltransferase, translating into MAEIVISPATADRFEDAEHALTGGGDGRSCQCQWWMMPNAQFQRLETAERTDLLRNELAVASVPPALIASVSGEAAGWVRVGPRVHQVRIARTRALAANTELPLDDPDVWAISCFVVRREHRGIGLNARLIDAAVAFARDHGARVVEAYPVDTAVAHASANELYHGVLSTFLAAGFREVARPRPDRAIVMLDLTA; encoded by the coding sequence ATGGCTGAGATCGTCATCTCCCCCGCGACCGCCGACCGCTTCGAGGACGCCGAGCACGCGCTCACCGGCGGTGGAGACGGCAGGTCCTGCCAGTGCCAATGGTGGATGATGCCCAACGCGCAGTTCCAGCGGCTGGAAACCGCCGAGCGCACCGACCTGCTGCGGAACGAACTGGCCGTGGCGTCGGTCCCGCCCGCGCTCATCGCCTCGGTCAGCGGCGAAGCGGCCGGCTGGGTGCGGGTGGGACCCCGCGTGCACCAGGTGCGCATCGCGCGCACGCGCGCTCTCGCCGCGAACACCGAGCTGCCGCTGGATGACCCGGACGTCTGGGCGATCTCCTGCTTCGTCGTACGGCGTGAGCACCGCGGCATCGGGCTGAACGCCCGGCTGATCGACGCCGCGGTCGCGTTCGCGCGTGACCACGGCGCGCGCGTCGTCGAGGCCTATCCCGTCGACACCGCCGTCGCGCACGCCTCGGCGAACGAGCTCTACCACGGGGTGCTGTCCACGTTCCTCGCCGCCGGATTCCGCGAGGTCGCGCGCCCGCGACCCGACCGCGCGATCGTGATGCTCGACCTCACCGCCTGA
- a CDS encoding HD domain-containing protein produces MQIADFPVPDTLAARGALEIARSYQSPALTAHALRSWLWAEGFARIDGISGIDHELLYVSAVLHDIGTVPEFDNHTISYEHAGGHVAVALTAGAGWPAPRRRRALEVIVRHNWPSVDPTMDAEGHLLEIATGLDISGSRPEVLPEEFRREVLRAHPRGTLAAEFGACVIDQAARKPDTAARRLVDAGIIGKLAANPLESF; encoded by the coding sequence GTGCAGATCGCCGACTTCCCCGTTCCCGATACCCTGGCCGCGCGCGGCGCGCTCGAGATCGCCCGCAGCTACCAGTCGCCGGCCCTCACCGCGCATGCGCTCCGGTCCTGGCTCTGGGCGGAGGGATTCGCGCGGATCGACGGCATCTCCGGCATCGACCACGAACTGCTGTACGTCTCTGCCGTGCTGCACGACATCGGCACGGTCCCGGAGTTCGACAACCACACGATCTCGTACGAGCACGCGGGCGGACATGTCGCGGTCGCGCTCACGGCGGGTGCGGGCTGGCCGGCGCCGCGCCGCCGCCGCGCGCTCGAGGTGATCGTCCGGCACAACTGGCCGAGCGTCGATCCGACGATGGATGCCGAGGGCCACCTGCTCGAGATCGCCACGGGTCTGGACATCTCGGGTTCGCGGCCCGAGGTACTGCCCGAGGAGTTCCGGCGCGAGGTTCTGCGCGCGCATCCGCGCGGCACCCTCGCGGCCGAGTTCGGTGCGTGCGTGATCGACCAGGCGGCCCGCAAGCCCGACACGGCGGCGCGGCGGCTGGTCGACGCCGGGATCATCGGCAAGCTCGCCGCCAACCCGCTGGAGAGCTTCTGA